One window from the genome of Dolosigranulum savutiense encodes:
- a CDS encoding ABC transporter ATP-binding protein, with translation MLSMQSISKKYGELYALKDAKLEIKKGEMVALIGNNGSGKTTLMKIISGITKASTGTFEWETNRQTNLIETPEFFDYLSGYKNLEYFRIQRGIQDQHIIEDILERVGLPNDRKKFKQYSLGMKQRLAIGLCLLGNPEFMVLDEPTNGVDAQGIIDIRNLLLTLNKEEQLTMLISSHNINELYNIATRFVFIKSGEIKKDISKSELNENIGTFYQVNIGRIQDIETLINDKVLQSNYYIVDDKNTLKLVKNSETSQFIEQLSQKELIDDISEVQVMLEDYYLEIMKG, from the coding sequence ATGTTAAGTATGCAATCAATTTCGAAAAAATATGGAGAACTATATGCACTAAAAGATGCTAAATTAGAGATAAAGAAAGGTGAGATGGTCGCATTAATTGGAAATAATGGATCCGGAAAAACGACATTGATGAAAATTATTAGTGGTATTACTAAAGCGAGTACCGGAACTTTTGAGTGGGAAACCAATCGTCAAACTAATTTGATTGAAACACCTGAGTTCTTTGATTATCTATCTGGATATAAGAATTTAGAATATTTTCGCATTCAAAGAGGGATTCAAGATCAACATATTATCGAAGATATACTGGAAAGAGTCGGGTTACCGAATGATCGTAAAAAATTTAAACAGTATTCATTAGGGATGAAGCAACGATTAGCCATAGGGTTGTGTTTGTTAGGGAATCCTGAATTTATGGTTTTGGATGAGCCCACAAATGGAGTGGATGCTCAGGGGATTATCGACATTCGAAATTTACTCTTAACTTTAAACAAAGAAGAGCAATTGACGATGTTGATTAGTAGCCATAATATAAATGAACTTTACAATATCGCCACTCGATTTGTGTTTATCAAAAGTGGAGAGATCAAAAAAGATATCAGTAAATCAGAATTAAATGAAAATATCGGAACGTTTTACCAAGTGAATATCGGCCGGATACAAGATATAGAAACGCTAATAAACGACAAGGTATTACAGTCAAATTATTATATAGTCGACGACAAGAATACGCTAAAATTGGTTAAAAATTCTGAAACAAGTCAATTTATTGAACAATTGTCTCAAAAAGAGCTTATTGACGATATATCTGAAGTGCAAGTGATGCTAGAAGACTATTATCTAGAAATAATGAAAGGGTAG
- a CDS encoding IS30 family transposase gives MTHVKCTKLKPKGKHLDEDDREYLEKMARQNPQLPKHKRLTQADMADELGVHPSTISRELKRGQVTQKDPLWREYTIYSASVAQEKIDKGKTNKGPDPEFSPGDPVLKAIETIIISQKYSPYAALQRLKKGDTFTPDQLPCLRTIYHYIDDNKFEKLTQDHLPREGKTQRRPYHHVKKRKKVVPPNRLIKYRSESINNREEEGHWEMDCVESGKGHSKTCLLTLVERKTRKSIIRKMTSQTQAQVLKQLDELEDSLGTERFKQQFKSITVDNGSEFLDYETLEGTVKSRENKRTHIFYCQPYSSYERGSNEQMHTLLRRFIPKGSDISQWSLNEIKEIEKTINDYPRLLFDGLSANEKFEAFQEAIAS, from the coding sequence ATGACTCACGTTAAGTGTACCAAATTAAAGCCAAAAGGTAAACATTTAGATGAAGATGATCGGGAATACTTAGAAAAAATGGCTCGTCAAAATCCCCAGCTCCCTAAGCATAAGCGATTGACTCAAGCAGATATGGCAGATGAATTAGGGGTTCATCCATCCACCATTTCAAGAGAATTAAAACGTGGCCAAGTGACTCAAAAGGATCCATTATGGAGAGAATATACCATCTATTCCGCTAGTGTTGCCCAAGAAAAGATTGATAAAGGAAAAACAAATAAAGGACCAGATCCAGAGTTTAGTCCTGGGGACCCCGTCTTAAAAGCAATAGAAACCATTATTATTTCGCAAAAATATTCGCCTTATGCAGCGCTACAACGCTTAAAAAAAGGAGATACATTCACCCCTGATCAACTCCCTTGTTTAAGAACAATTTATCATTATATTGATGATAATAAGTTTGAGAAGTTAACACAAGACCATTTGCCCCGAGAAGGAAAAACACAAAGACGCCCATATCATCACGTCAAGAAACGAAAAAAAGTTGTCCCCCCTAACCGATTGATTAAGTACCGAAGTGAGTCGATAAACAATCGAGAAGAAGAAGGACATTGGGAAATGGATTGTGTCGAATCTGGGAAAGGACACAGTAAAACATGTCTGTTAACTCTCGTTGAACGAAAAACACGAAAATCGATTATTCGAAAAATGACGAGTCAAACACAGGCCCAAGTGCTAAAACAACTAGATGAATTAGAAGACTCTTTGGGGACCGAGCGGTTCAAACAGCAATTTAAATCAATTACAGTGGATAATGGCTCTGAATTTCTAGATTATGAGACCTTAGAAGGGACTGTCAAATCCCGCGAGAATAAACGGACTCATATATTCTATTGTCAGCCCTACAGTTCCTATGAGCGGGGATCAAATGAACAGATGCATACACTTCTTCGGCGATTTATTCCCAAGGGGAGTGACATTAGTCAATGGAGCTTGAATGAAATAAAAGAAATCGAGAAAACAATTAATGACTATCCGCGATTATTATTTGATGGATTATCAGCTAACGAAAAATTTGAAGCCTTTCAGGAGGCAATTGCCTCCTGA
- a CDS encoding DUF3644 domain-containing protein — protein sequence MDIMLKNRLINKSIEAFIMGLEIYNKPTIRYRIEGFSFFICNAWELMLKAELLNRKQEIYYRDNPERTISLEKCIQQIFTNKHDPLRKNIERIVHLRNISTHFITEDYEYIYAPLFQSCVENFSTKIKEFHDISINNYVEQNFLTLTIKAKELTEEELRMTYTPDMIERFLKEQNEVEDLIDSNSVAFARPVATYFYLTKDKKDADIHAFVDKNAEATINVVKDIKDVNNIYPHKTNDIIRLVNRRLKSHSIEIHREVSGEISQGKFNTYDFQLFNKFYDIKDKKKYSLFIQNMNRYLYSQELVEFIFNELKKNPATLLPDLKKRIKNKITPGA from the coding sequence ATGGATATAATGTTAAAAAATAGACTAATTAATAAAAGTATTGAAGCTTTCATTATGGGGCTTGAAATTTATAATAAACCCACTATTCGATACCGTATAGAAGGTTTTAGCTTCTTTATATGTAATGCATGGGAGTTGATGCTGAAGGCAGAGCTATTGAATAGAAAACAAGAAATTTATTACAGAGATAACCCAGAACGGACGATTAGTTTAGAGAAATGTATCCAACAAATTTTCACAAACAAACACGATCCGTTACGCAAAAACATTGAACGGATTGTACACCTACGAAATATTAGTACTCATTTCATTACAGAAGACTATGAATATATTTATGCACCATTATTTCAATCATGCGTCGAAAACTTTTCAACTAAAATAAAAGAATTCCATGATATATCGATTAATAATTATGTAGAACAAAACTTTTTAACTTTAACAATTAAAGCAAAAGAACTAACTGAAGAGGAATTACGAATGACATATACGCCTGATATGATTGAGCGTTTTTTAAAAGAACAAAATGAAGTTGAGGACTTAATAGACTCCAATTCTGTAGCCTTTGCTCGACCAGTTGCAACATATTTTTATTTAACCAAAGATAAAAAAGATGCTGATATTCATGCGTTTGTTGATAAAAATGCTGAAGCAACAATAAATGTTGTCAAAGATATTAAAGATGTCAATAACATTTACCCTCATAAAACCAATGATATTATACGTCTTGTCAATAGACGCCTCAAATCTCACTCAATAGAGATTCATCGAGAAGTATCAGGTGAAATATCACAAGGAAAGTTCAACACATATGATTTTCAATTATTCAACAAATTTTACGATATAAAAGACAAAAAGAAATACAGTCTATTTATCCAAAATATGAATCGATATTTATATTCACAAGAGCTAGTAGAGTTTATCTTCAATGAATTAAAGAAAAACCCTGCAACGTTGCTACCTGACTTAAAAAAACGCATAAAAAATAAGATAACCCCAGGAGCTTGA
- a CDS encoding zinc metallopeptidase: MFTIFYDPYFYLVLIGVGISTLANLYIHLTYNKYSQVEATNQQTAAVICRQLLDVNGLTDVRLEGIRGELTDHYHPEEKTLRLSESTRHSSSVAAIGVAAHEVGHALQDETDYTPLKVRSNLVPITNFGQMAAMPILILGVLFGQNSGQYLIAFGLLLFSLTLIFQLVTLPVEFNASKRALAILDEQQILNRQELQQAKKILIAAALTYVATATASFLNILRLFVLNKNRR; encoded by the coding sequence ATGTTTACCATATTCTATGATCCATATTTCTACTTAGTCTTAATTGGTGTCGGTATTTCGACGCTAGCTAATCTATACATCCATCTGACCTATAATAAATACAGCCAAGTTGAAGCTACTAATCAACAAACCGCTGCTGTTATTTGCCGTCAACTGCTCGACGTTAATGGCCTCACTGATGTGCGCCTCGAAGGAATTCGTGGCGAATTAACCGATCATTATCACCCTGAAGAAAAAACCTTGCGTCTATCCGAAAGTACACGCCATTCCAGCTCCGTTGCAGCCATTGGAGTAGCCGCTCATGAAGTTGGTCATGCCTTGCAAGACGAGACTGATTACACCCCACTTAAAGTACGTTCCAATCTAGTTCCAATCACGAACTTCGGACAAATGGCAGCCATGCCCATCCTAATTCTCGGTGTCTTATTCGGTCAAAACAGCGGACAATATTTAATTGCCTTTGGACTCTTATTATTCTCACTAACCTTAATCTTTCAGCTAGTTACTTTACCGGTTGAATTCAACGCCTCCAAGCGCGCCTTAGCTATCTTAGATGAACAACAAATATTGAATCGACAAGAACTCCAACAAGCCAAAAAAATACTCATTGCAGCAGCTCTGACATATGTTGCTACCGCAACAGCTTCCTTCTTAAACATTCTCCGCTTATTTGTCCTTAACAAAAACCGCCGCTAA
- the galT gene encoding UDP-glucose--hexose-1-phosphate uridylyltransferase encodes MATISQLITDFVAKSIEIGTLNALDRIYTENKLLHIFELNELQPVEPSDPLPVSRLDILDQLIQYAVEAELIADREADRDTFGARLMDTTTPLSSEVNRTFWEKHAESPQAATDYFYQLSQQTNYIKTREIAKNIAFTHASEFGEIEITINLSKPEKTTEEIRLAQQASSDYPVNKLCIENEGYYGHIAHPGRSNHRVIRFGLGEDGSDKWGFQYSPYVYYDEHSIFFSLEHRPMNINGTTIRNLIEVLEYLPHYFVGSNAGLPIVGGSILSHDHYQGGNYTFPLDKQAMTYEFELKDRPVKAGIVDWPMSVIRLQSADKEAMVDAASYIIEQWRAYSNEALGILAQTEGTPHNAVTPILRRDGECFILDLVLRNNRTTADYPEGLFHPHPDVQHIKKENIGLIEVLGLAILPPRLKSELQAVQDALLGQAVDVAEIHQPWLERMKEKYTDVTADNVTEIVQSEVGNIFVRVLKDAGVFKLDQAGQAGFREFVDSL; translated from the coding sequence ATGGCGACTATTTCACAATTAATAACGGATTTTGTGGCGAAGAGTATTGAGATAGGGACGTTGAATGCATTAGATCGGATCTATACAGAGAATAAGTTGTTGCATATATTTGAATTAAATGAATTACAGCCAGTCGAGCCGAGTGATCCTTTACCGGTGAGTCGGTTAGATATTTTAGATCAGTTGATTCAGTATGCGGTAGAAGCAGAGCTTATTGCTGATCGTGAAGCAGATCGGGATACGTTTGGAGCTCGGCTGATGGATACGACGACTCCGCTATCTTCAGAGGTGAACCGGACATTTTGGGAAAAACATGCAGAGAGTCCGCAAGCAGCGACCGATTATTTTTATCAGTTGAGTCAGCAGACTAATTATATTAAGACGCGGGAGATTGCCAAAAATATTGCATTTACACATGCATCGGAGTTTGGTGAGATTGAGATTACGATTAACTTGTCGAAGCCAGAAAAAACGACGGAAGAAATCAGACTAGCACAGCAAGCTAGTTCAGATTATCCGGTGAATAAGCTGTGCATTGAAAATGAAGGGTATTACGGGCATATTGCACATCCGGGTCGCAGTAATCATCGGGTGATTCGTTTTGGTCTAGGAGAAGATGGCAGTGATAAGTGGGGCTTTCAGTATTCACCCTATGTGTATTATGATGAGCATTCGATCTTTTTCTCATTGGAACACCGGCCAATGAATATTAATGGGACAACGATTCGTAATTTGATCGAAGTGTTGGAGTATTTACCTCATTATTTTGTCGGGTCGAATGCAGGCTTGCCAATTGTTGGGGGGTCAATTTTGTCACATGATCATTATCAAGGGGGAAATTATACTTTCCCACTGGATAAGCAGGCAATGACGTATGAATTTGAATTGAAAGACCGTCCAGTGAAGGCGGGAATTGTGGATTGGCCAATGTCAGTTATTCGCTTGCAGTCAGCGGATAAGGAAGCGATGGTAGATGCAGCAAGTTATATTATTGAGCAGTGGCGAGCGTATAGTAATGAAGCATTAGGTATTTTGGCTCAGACGGAAGGGACGCCTCATAATGCGGTGACGCCGATTTTGCGACGTGATGGTGAGTGCTTTATCTTGGACTTGGTGTTGCGCAATAACCGTACAACGGCGGACTATCCGGAAGGGCTGTTCCATCCACATCCAGATGTACAGCACATTAAGAAAGAAAATATCGGTTTAATCGAAGTGCTCGGCTTAGCAATTTTGCCACCGCGCTTGAAGTCTGAATTACAAGCTGTACAGGATGCGCTATTGGGTCAAGCGGTGGACGTGGCAGAGATTCATCAACCGTGGCTTGAGCGGATGAAAGAGAAGTATACAGATGTTACAGCAGATAATGTAACAGAGATTGTTCAGTCTGAGGTAGGGAATATTTTTGTTCGTGTCTTGAAAGATGCGGGAGTCTTTAAGTTAGATCAGGCAGGGCAAGCGGGATTCCGTGAATTTGTCGATTCATTATAA
- the tsaB gene encoding tRNA (adenosine(37)-N6)-threonylcarbamoyltransferase complex dimerization subunit type 1 TsaB, whose protein sequence is MKILAFDTSTKAMSVALVEEEMLIAEKTINIKRDHSVGLMPAIEALLDDVHWQPSELDRIVVAKGPGSYTGIRIAVTVAKTLAWTLNCELVGISSLEALAAASVYPPNTLVVPLFDARRRNVYAGLYRQEAAGKSTAVMPDSHRSIEELLADLTPLDESIRFVGEDVPVFWEAIQAALGERAQYDAQHRQVVSAHYLARLGAERPAEEVPLFVPEYLKLAEAEENWLQDHGDMRDDQYVKKIKHMD, encoded by the coding sequence ATGAAGATTTTAGCATTCGATACGTCGACGAAAGCAATGAGTGTGGCCTTGGTTGAAGAAGAGATGCTCATAGCGGAGAAGACGATTAATATAAAACGCGATCATAGTGTCGGACTAATGCCTGCGATTGAGGCCTTACTGGATGACGTCCACTGGCAGCCCAGTGAGTTAGATCGAATTGTGGTAGCAAAAGGACCGGGCAGTTATACGGGGATTCGAATTGCGGTGACGGTAGCTAAGACGTTAGCGTGGACATTAAATTGTGAATTGGTGGGGATTTCAAGCTTAGAGGCATTAGCTGCTGCGTCAGTGTATCCACCTAACACATTAGTGGTTCCGTTGTTTGATGCACGTCGTCGTAATGTGTATGCGGGATTATACCGCCAAGAAGCGGCAGGTAAGTCAACAGCAGTCATGCCAGATAGTCACCGAAGTATTGAAGAGTTGTTGGCGGATTTAACACCATTAGATGAGTCAATAAGATTTGTAGGTGAGGATGTTCCTGTGTTTTGGGAAGCGATTCAAGCGGCACTGGGTGAGCGCGCGCAGTATGATGCACAACACCGCCAAGTAGTGAGCGCGCACTATTTGGCACGGTTAGGAGCTGAGCGTCCAGCAGAAGAGGTTCCGTTATTCGTGCCAGAATACTTGAAGTTAGCTGAAGCTGAGGAAAATTGGTTACAAGATCATGGAGATATGCGAGATGATCAATATGTTAAAAAAATTAAACACATGGATTAA
- the rimI gene encoding ribosomal protein S18-alanine N-acetyltransferase, which produces MKRPLSETIQLTSSRYIINDRTVLAVRMGQLSDITALIKIQEQCYQGRAPWHRQALVNEMVDNPDSLFIVVYDEGYPVAFISAWFRQGECHITNIATIPSYSRQGIATCLINQITDIARSLAITVMTLEVRLSNTSAQRLYQTLGFEADTIRVDYYSDTKEDAVHMVREL; this is translated from the coding sequence GTGAAGAGACCACTATCAGAAACCATTCAATTAACATCGAGTCGATATATTATTAATGATCGGACAGTTTTAGCGGTTCGAATGGGTCAGTTGTCTGATATTACGGCATTAATCAAGATTCAAGAGCAATGCTATCAAGGGCGAGCACCCTGGCATCGCCAAGCCTTAGTGAATGAGATGGTAGATAATCCGGATTCGCTCTTTATCGTGGTCTATGATGAGGGGTACCCAGTTGCGTTCATTAGTGCCTGGTTTCGTCAAGGGGAGTGTCATATTACTAATATTGCCACTATTCCTAGTTATAGTCGTCAAGGAATTGCGACATGTCTGATTAATCAGATCACTGATATAGCCCGATCACTAGCGATAACAGTGATGACGCTAGAAGTGCGGCTGTCGAATACGTCGGCGCAACGACTGTATCAAACGCTAGGCTTCGAGGCGGATACGATTCGAGTGGATTATTACTCGGATACTAAGGAGGATGCGGTTCATATGGTGCGGGAGCTATAA
- the tsaD gene encoding tRNA (adenosine(37)-N6)-threonylcarbamoyltransferase complex transferase subunit TsaD has translation MLILAIETSCDETSAAVVEDGCRIRSNIIASQIDSHKRFGGVVPEIASRHHVEFITVIVEEALAEAEVSYDELDAVAVTYGPGLVGALLIGVHAAKAIALAHNLPLIPVNHMAGHIYSNRFQSTFKFPLLALTVSGGHTELVYMDADHTYEVIGETRDDAAGEAYDKIGRVLGVPYPGGKHIDEMASQGEDTCNFPRAMLHDDTYDFSFSGLKSAFINTVHNADQRGEALNKNDLAASFQAAVVDVLVEKTIRAAKEKGVKQLLLSGGVAANKGLRDTLQAAVTSGLPDVELLIPPLSLCGDNAAMIGAAAYAQYTVDNQAVADMSLNAKPGLML, from the coding sequence ATGTTAATATTAGCAATAGAGACAAGTTGTGATGAGACGAGTGCGGCAGTTGTAGAAGATGGATGCCGTATTCGATCGAACATTATTGCCTCTCAGATCGATAGTCACAAACGATTCGGTGGAGTGGTGCCGGAAATTGCGAGTCGCCATCATGTGGAATTTATCACTGTTATCGTCGAGGAAGCCTTAGCAGAAGCAGAGGTAAGTTATGATGAGCTAGATGCGGTGGCAGTGACTTATGGACCTGGTTTGGTAGGGGCCTTGTTAATCGGCGTGCATGCAGCTAAGGCAATTGCTTTGGCACATAATTTGCCTTTGATTCCAGTTAATCATATGGCGGGTCATATTTATTCAAATCGCTTCCAGTCTACCTTCAAGTTCCCTTTATTAGCTTTAACGGTTAGTGGTGGTCATACGGAATTAGTTTATATGGATGCAGATCATACGTATGAAGTGATCGGTGAGACGCGGGATGATGCGGCGGGTGAGGCATACGATAAGATTGGCCGTGTGCTCGGTGTGCCATATCCGGGAGGCAAGCATATTGATGAGATGGCAAGTCAGGGAGAAGATACGTGCAACTTCCCGCGAGCGATGTTGCACGATGATACATATGACTTCAGCTTTAGTGGGTTGAAGTCAGCCTTTATAAACACGGTGCATAATGCGGATCAGCGAGGCGAGGCGTTGAATAAGAATGACTTGGCAGCTAGTTTTCAAGCAGCAGTAGTTGATGTCTTAGTGGAGAAGACGATTCGTGCGGCGAAAGAAAAAGGGGTTAAACAGTTATTGTTATCTGGAGGTGTCGCAGCGAATAAAGGACTCCGTGATACGTTGCAAGCAGCTGTGACAAGTGGGCTGCCGGATGTAGAATTGTTAATTCCGCCACTATCATTATGTGGGGATAATGCGGCCATGATCGGGGCGGCTGCTTATGCCCAGTATACAGTGGATAACCAGGCTGTTGCTGATATGAGTTTGAATGCTAAGCCAGGATTGATGTTATAA
- a CDS encoding YdcF family protein, with amino-acid sequence MILISLGLLTALIKTDRRSLIFATLLMGFVASVLFYLSIILDVAVFTPNGTIFGLSAVVALLLAGLLALGPILLIAVFIIEGILLIKRSGWHPSNLLSLLLGIYLIISNIFFVRIVTQAATPTMGQYIHLFMTICADYLLLLSSIYVVASCVNFVNLVHEDLKYIIVLGAGLIDGRVSPILAGRIDRALTIYRRNPDSQLIMSGGRGPDEPHPEAHAMKQYALQQGVPAEDIILEEHSSNTFENLKFSADLMTETPEIAIVTNYYHLLRALIIAKELDISCIGYGAHTKFYVSVNAFVREFIGYIVLRKKLYLSILAGLIVLFGAFIAYQHIWL; translated from the coding sequence ATGATACTTATCTCGTTAGGATTATTGACGGCTCTTATAAAAACTGATCGCCGCAGCTTAATTTTTGCTACCTTATTGATGGGATTTGTAGCCAGTGTGCTGTTTTATCTATCGATTATCCTCGATGTAGCGGTCTTTACCCCTAACGGCACCATCTTTGGTCTATCAGCCGTTGTAGCTCTCTTGTTAGCCGGGCTATTGGCACTTGGACCGATTCTACTAATTGCTGTCTTCATTATTGAAGGCATTTTACTCATTAAGCGTAGCGGGTGGCACCCGAGCAATTTGTTGTCACTCCTCCTCGGTATCTATTTAATTATTAGCAATATCTTTTTTGTCCGTATTGTCACACAAGCAGCTACACCAACTATGGGGCAATATATTCATCTCTTTATGACAATTTGTGCCGATTATTTACTCCTTCTCAGTAGTATCTATGTTGTTGCTAGCTGTGTTAATTTTGTCAATCTGGTTCACGAGGATCTGAAATATATTATTGTGCTCGGAGCAGGATTGATCGATGGACGGGTTTCTCCTATCTTGGCTGGGCGAATTGATCGCGCTCTGACGATTTACCGGCGCAATCCTGATAGTCAACTCATCATGTCAGGGGGACGCGGACCAGACGAACCGCATCCCGAAGCCCATGCGATGAAACAGTATGCTCTCCAACAAGGGGTGCCAGCTGAGGATATTATACTGGAAGAACATTCCTCGAACACATTTGAAAACTTAAAATTTTCGGCCGATTTAATGACTGAAACACCTGAAATTGCCATCGTTACTAATTATTATCACTTACTTCGCGCACTAATTATCGCCAAAGAACTCGATATCAGCTGCATTGGCTATGGTGCACATACGAAGTTTTACGTCTCAGTGAATGCCTTCGTCCGTGAATTTATCGGCTATATTGTCTTACGAAAAAAATTATACTTAAGCATATTAGCTGGATTAATCGTTCTCTTCGGAGCATTCATTGCTTACCAACACATATGGCTTTAA
- a CDS encoding xanthine phosphoribosyltransferase, whose product MSLLRDRIINDGKVIDEKILKIDNFLNHQIDPEVMHEIQQEFVQYFQDKGITKVLTIEASGIAPAIMTAASFNVPMLFAKKTTPSTLKNETRYSTDIHSFTKDITSRVIISKEYLSEDDCVLIIDDFLANGNASLGLIDLVRQAGARVAGVGICVEKSFQPGRQALEEQDIDVYSICRIASLEGNQVHFIEGH is encoded by the coding sequence ATGAGCCTATTAAGAGACCGTATTATTAACGATGGAAAAGTCATCGATGAAAAAATTCTAAAAATTGATAATTTTTTAAACCACCAAATTGACCCGGAAGTGATGCACGAAATTCAACAAGAATTCGTCCAGTATTTCCAAGACAAAGGCATTACAAAGGTGCTGACAATCGAAGCTTCTGGGATTGCTCCAGCGATTATGACCGCTGCTAGCTTCAATGTTCCCATGCTTTTTGCTAAAAAAACAACTCCCTCTACATTGAAAAATGAGACCCGTTATTCGACCGATATCCACAGTTTTACAAAAGATATCACCAGTCGTGTGATTATTTCCAAAGAATACTTAAGTGAAGACGATTGTGTCCTTATTATTGATGACTTCTTAGCCAATGGAAATGCTTCTCTTGGCTTAATTGATCTCGTCCGCCAAGCAGGAGCGCGCGTTGCTGGAGTGGGGATTTGCGTCGAAAAATCATTCCAACCAGGCCGTCAAGCGCTAGAAGAGCAAGACATTGATGTGTATTCGATTTGCCGTATTGCATCGTTAGAAGGCAATCAAGTCCACTTTATCGAAGGGCATTAA